Proteins found in one Carcharodon carcharias isolate sCarCar2 chromosome 8, sCarCar2.pri, whole genome shotgun sequence genomic segment:
- the LOC121281549 gene encoding uncharacterized protein LOC121281549, giving the protein MVSEINLEMENKKPFFIEVTSLNGVSLPIENEIPSHNQEVESSSTDLPGTAAELITIAPVPIGSESDQKIDNASSCTIPETKIDVPDKTQVEVPSFSDHSDNVLFNYHNNDCPTNCSKKSGETENASWTSPLGDDIIEPAVGKALDDTNISQCKRSGENQEMTQELADIEESYSRNCRSCCTTFACGLLSVGLVIFSPLIVAGVFLYEIFGCVRKCKDPCPA; this is encoded by the coding sequence ATGGTATCTGAAATAAACCTGGAAATGGAAAATAAGAAACCTTTCTTCATTGAAGTTACTTCGTTGAATGGAGTGAGTTTACCCATCGAGAATGAAATACCATCCCATAACCAAGAAGTTGAATCCAGCTCAACAGACCTGCCTGGTACTGCAGCTGAACTCATAACTATTGCTCCAGTTCCCATAGGCAGCGAATCAGATCAAAAGATTGACAATGCTTCTTCGTGCACCATACCTGAGACAAAAATAGATGTTCCTGATAAGACCCAAGTTGAAGTTCCCTCCTTCTCAGACCATAGTGATAATGTCTTATTTAATTATCATAACAATGACTGTCCAACAAACTGCAGCAAAAAGAGTGGTGAAACTGAGAATGCCTCTTGGACTTCCCCCCTGGGTGATGACATCATTGAACCAGCTGTAGGAAAAGCATTGGATGATACAAATATCAGCCAGTGCAAGAGGTCAGGGGAGAACCAAGAGATGACACAAGAGCTGGCTGACATTGAGGAGTCCTACTCTAGAAACTGTAGAAGTTGCTGTACAACATTCGCCTGTGGCCTTCTCTCTGTGGGCTTGGTGATCTTTTCACCACTAATAGTTGCTGGGGTTTTTTTGTATGAAATTTTTGGTTGTGTGCGTAAATGTAAGGATCCCTGTCCTGCCTaa